The stretch of DNA TTGAATCTGTAAGCCGTGTTATCACATTTACAGACTGTTTTATGTTAGAAACTGACTTTTCTATAGATTCTGCACCCTTTTTAACAAGCTCATTAATATTTTCCTGAGCCGTCTGAACGTCTGCTATAGAGGAAGCAAGATCAGATATGGCAGAGCTTATCTGATTAACTGAATTAACAATATCTTCAAGATTTTCTTTGAACAGTCTCATCTCATCTCTTATTTTGTAAGCACTTGCTCCAATAAGAGATGTTTCGTATATGGTAAGGGATAGTTCAGGGGAGGCTTCTTTGATTATCCGATCAATATTTCTCTCTGCTGTAACATCTTTCCATGTTGATGCATAGCCTATTATATTTCCATCTGCATCTGTTACGGCAAATCTGTATGACTGGATAACATGATTTCCCACAACAATATCTGCATTTTTCTTAACTTCCCCTGGTCTAAGGGATTTGAGGAGTTCTTTTACCCTTTCTGGATCTTTGTGGAATTTGTGGATAGATATCCCTATTGGGTTTTCCCAATTTACGCTAAAACCGTAAATTTTATTTATATCCTCACCTAAATTCTTTAAGATCTGCTTTCCCCTGTTGTTGACATAGATAAGCTCATTTCCTTCTCTTCCTGGTTTGAATTCTGTTGATGCTATAAATATTCCTTCTTCCTGCAGGTAATCAAGTATGTTCCACCCTTCCTGTGCCTTACTTTTTAACTCTTTAAGCTGTGACTGGATATCTGAAAGATCTTTTTTAAACTGGGATATCTGACTGTCTTTTTTCTGTATCTCCTCTTCTAACTTATGGATTTCTGAATCCTTTTCAGTTAAGGCTCTTTTCAGCTCCTCAATCTGCCTTTCTTTGCTTTCAAGCTCTTCTTTAAGCCTTTCCACAGCAGCATATACATCTTTACAACCGAACAGTCCCATTTTATAACCTCCTGTTTACCCTATTTTTTCATTGCTGAGAATATCTTCTCAATTTTTTCCTTAAGAACTTCTGCTGTAAAGGGTTTAACTATATAGTTGTTAACC from Persephonella sp. encodes:
- a CDS encoding methyl-accepting chemotaxis protein, producing the protein MGLFGCKDVYAAVERLKEELESKERQIEELKRALTEKDSEIHKLEEEIQKKDSQISQFKKDLSDIQSQLKELKSKAQEGWNILDYLQEEGIFIASTEFKPGREGNELIYVNNRGKQILKNLGEDINKIYGFSVNWENPIGISIHKFHKDPERVKELLKSLRPGEVKKNADIVVGNHVIQSYRFAVTDADGNIIGYASTWKDVTAERNIDRIIKEASPELSLTIYETSLIGASAYKIRDEMRLFKENLEDIVNSVNQISSAISDLASSIADVQTAQENINELVKKGAESIEKSVSNIKQSVNVITRLTDSTAELRKRISGIEHILDVILEITEQTNLLALNAAIEAARAGEVGRGFAVVADEVRKLAEKTSKSANEIRDVVTSIMEEMEKTEVEVSNVRDIINEGAEYSEEIDEIFDRIQEASKKITDMIMQQTASTEEQSKMIKSVSENAGTLTDSIEDLLDIAIDLDQIASSTFKNGEEVWKLFTEIKNEEAFSLLTRIIEHAEFVENVIRTMEGKISFEPVDHTHCNLGKWYYSEGLKIAQKYGTEAVQLMKDLEKVHIEFHQLGFEAIKLHKEGRYLEAKEKIDKLVDLSREIADTLVKLYHIFTR